The genomic interval ACTACGATATTGAGAACTGCCGATACGCAAATGTCCTTTTGTCATATTGGAAAGATCATCAAAATATTGACGCCGCTCTTTTTTTAACTGTGCAATCTGTCTTTCTGTCTCCAGATATACTTTTCCCTCATGCGTCAATTCTAATGGTTTCGTTGAACGATCAAAAATTTCAATTCCATATTTCTCTTCAATGCGTTTAATATACTGGCTCAGTGACGGCTGTGCAATGTACAGCTTCTGTGCTGCATTGACAAAACTCCCTTCTGTCAATATCGCTGTAATATACTCTAATTCCTTCGATCCCATCTTCATTTTTCCTCTCTGATCTATGTTATATATAGTTTTCATCCTATTTATTGATATCTTTAAAAGTATTTTAACTATTAGAAGCATCTCTATATAATGAAATTATACACCTGGTGTGGTTTATCATACAGCTTAAACAAGCGCGCGTACTATGTTTTTGTAAAAAAAAACACTGAACCATTTATTTTAATTATTCTAAATTTTAAAATAATTCATGTGTTTTATGACAAAACAATATTGGAGGAATTTTCTATGATATGGCTTGGTATTGCGATTGTTGTCATTACCTTTTATTTTATCATCAAAAACTATGAAACAAGATTGGTCCTATTTATTTCCGGCGCGCTCATGGCATTGATCGGCGGAGATATCGTCAGCCCGATTAACGCTTTTATCAAAGAATTCACAAATGCAGGATTGGTTCCTACCATTTGTATCGTTATGGGGTTCAGCTACGTGATGGATCACACCGGCTGCAGCAAACATTTGGTCACCTTTATGACCAATTTACTCAGAAAAACCCCGCTGATTATCATTCCTGGTACAGTTCTCGTTACCTTTTTTCTCAATATTGCCCTGCCAAGTGCAGCAGGTGTGGCCGCTGCAGTCGGTACGCTTCTGATTCCTACACTTTTATCCATGGGCGTTCACCCTGCTATGGCAGCAAGTGCAGTTTTTCTTGGTACCTGGGGAAGTGTTATGAGTCCTGGCCTCATGTTCAATCCGCAAGTCGCTGCAATGGCGGGTGTAGATGTGATGACTGTAATTTCAGCTTTTTCCAAACAAGTACTTTTCGCCGCCTTCATTGCAGCACTCATTCTGATGCTGATTTCCTATAAAAATAAAGAAGGTGTAGGCAGCCAGCTATTAAAAAATGCAGCTACGGATACACAAGCAATCAAAGTCAATTATCTCTATGCGCTGATGCCTACAATACCAATTATCATTTTAGTGCTGGGAAGCAAGCAGCTGCAGCTTATTCCTGAATTTACAGTCCCACAAGCAATGATCCTGGGAACAGCCCTTGGTATGATTGTTACCCGCAAGAATTTTAATGAAACAATAAAAAAATTTTTTCGGGGGACGGGCGATGGATTCTGCGATGTTGTCGGTATTATCGCTGCTGCTGCAATGTTTATTCAGGGAATGCAAATCATTGGTCTGACGGGCGCACTTCTCGATGTGATGAAGAACTCACAGCAAATTGCTAAATTCTCGTCGGCCTTTGGCCCATTTATTATCGGTGCAATTTCCGGCACCGGTAACGCTGCCGCACTTGCTTTTAACGGTGCAGTTACACCGCATGCAGCAGATTTTGGCTATGGCATTATCGAAATGGGCTCCATGGTTCAAATCGGTGCAGGACTTGGACGCACAATGTCGCCGGTAGCACCTTCAGCCATTATTCTGGCAAAAATGGCTGGTATCAATCCAATTGAAATTGCCAAAAGGAATATGATTCCAACCATCGTAGCAACACTCATCGTTATGTTCACATTAATGTAAGCCCAAACCTGCAGAAAGAAAGGAAGTATTTACTTTGCTATATGATCTTCTCTTAAAAAACGGTACTTTAGTCGACTATGTAAATGATACGGAAGAAACATGTGATCTCGCAATAAAAGACGGCATTATCGTGGAAAAAGCGCCGGATATTGATCCGGCGAAAAGCCAGGAAGTTATAGATATAACGGGGAAAATAGCTATGCCAGGTATCGTGGATATGCATGTACACGCCTCCAGTTGGTTGGGAGGTAAATACTCCCATCGTATGATGGCATCTAAAGGCGTGACCACCGCCCTAGATATGTCCGGCCCGATAGATTCTGTCCTTGATTTCTCTAAAAATTATGGCGCTGGCCTGAATATGGCATCCATAGAATATATCAGACCACAGCACACAGTAAAAGATCATAATCCCGGACGCAATGAAATTCAAGCACTTTTAGAAAGTGCTATGCACAAAGGCTCCTTAGGATTAAAAATCTTAGGAGGTCATTATCCGCTGACCTCAGAGGCTACCGCACTTGCAATTGAAATAGCCTGCGAGAATAAAGCTTATCTTGCAATTCATGCAGGAACCTTAAACGCTGGTTCAAATCTGGAAGGTTTTCTGGAAATAGTTGAACTTTCAAACAAGCACCCATTTCATTTTGCTCATGCCAATAGTTATTGCCGTGGTGAAATAAAAGAATGCAATCAGGAAATTGATACTGTCATTCAAAGCCTGCTTAAAAATCCGCAAATTCGTATGGAATCTTATTTGTCACCATTTAATGGAACCAGCGCAAAATGCGCTAAAGGCGAGCCGGAAAGTATTGTAACCCGCAAAGCGCTGCAAAAAGGCGGTTTTGCAGCTACAGAAGCAGGACTGGAACAGGCGATATTAAACGGTTGGGCAAAAATCAATCAGGAAAACGGTGGATATATTTCCCTGATTGATGGATCTGATGCCGTAAGTTATTGGCGCAATCATGAAACGAATACAACGGTAAGTTTCTCGGTAAACCCTTCTGACAGCAGAATCCGCTTTGCTACAGCAAAACGTCCATCAGGTGGCTTTGTCATTGATGCAATTGGCACAGACGGCGGAGGAATTCCTAGAAATGTAATTTTAGAGCATGGCCTTTCACTGGTTAAATTGCATGCCCTTACCTTAAAAGAATTTGTTTTAAAAAGCAGCTATGCACCAGCAAAAATTCTTGGTTTAAAGAACAAAGGGCATTTATCGCCTGGTGCAGACGCAGACATCACCGTTTTTGATTACGACCAGCAAGCCGCTGAAATAACAATTGTAAACGGAGCCGTGATCATGTATAAAGGTTACGTCTGCGGCCGCGGCACAAACATCATCACCACAGAGCAGGGTAAACATTATGTTGAACAATTTGGTCTTCCTGCCACCGTTGTCGATATCGCATCCAGCGATCTCTATCAGTCGCGAACAGAATAAAAAAAGAAGGGGATGTGACAAAATGAGAAATCATTTTGTCACATCCTCTTTTTATAGTTTGCCCGGTATGCGCAGTAACTTGGCGGTGAAAGTCCGCTATGAGCATGATAGTGGAAACCATTAGCTGAACAGCAAGGGTGTCCATCGTGAGGTGGAATCTGCAATACAAGGGGAATACAAGGGGACGGTGGAACTGTCTTATTTATATTTAAAAGACATTACCACCGTCCCTTTTTTCATATGTGTTTATTTATACGACTTTTCACACAGTCTGACGTCCCTTTGTCATAATACCTTTGTCATACATTTTTATTCCTCACAAAATGTTATCTTGAAAGCAAGCACACATTGCACTACCGAAGGGTCTATATCTGCAGTAGATGTCTATTGCAATGGACATTTCACAATAATTCTCAGTAAAAATGCATGCTATAATAAGAATTGCTTATAAATATTTTCAAGAAGAGGTTAGTATATGAAAACAACGCATCGCGAAGAATTTCTGATTCAATATCTTTTGAAGCAGTCTTCATTCGTTACGGTTGCGAGCCTGACAGAACAAATGGAAATATCCCCAAAAACAGTGTATCGCATGATAAAAAAATTAAATGACTGTCACCTAAATGGAAAATTAATTCAAACAGAAAAAGGCAAAGGCATTCGTCTCAATTATGATGCTTATTTAGAAAGTCGTTTTAATCGCAAAGATTCCACAGAAAAAACACGTTATAATTATTCTCCGATTGAACGTCATATGCACATATTAAAAGAATTATTATTTCACTCGCCTGCATCTATCCGAGAGTCCGAACTTTTTGACCGCTATTATTTAAGTCCTTCTGCCATCTATACCGATGAAGACATCCTTCAGCAACAGCTCCAGCAACTGGGGTTAAAACTGGAAAAGAAAGATAATCGTCTATCTGTCATCGGCTCAGAAAATCTGGTTCGTCGTGCTTTGATCAAGCTTTTGATGAAACTAGATATCTTGAATTTTGACGATTTGCAAAGCATTGCTGTTGACTTCAACAAGAATGATCTCCGTTTTGTTATAAGACAGCTCGAATTTATAGAGGAGCGCATTGGCAGTATCATACCAGCTCCATACAACATCAATTTGTTGACACATCTTTATATCTTGATCTATCGTATACGAAAAGGAAGTTTCGATTACTGTGAACAAACTGATATGCCAAATGATAATACGCAGGATGCCTACTATCCGATCGCTCAACAAATCAAAGAAAGCATCGAAGGCTATCTATGTAAGAAATTACCCACATCAGAAACCGCTAACATCTATTGCTATTTATCTGGAGCTCGCATGGAACCTCAAATACCAGCCGCTTCACCTCACATCACGTCAGAAGTGCAACAGGTTACCAATTTTTATATTCAAGAATTTTCTCGTTTAGCAAAAACCCCCATGCAAGCTGGTATCATCCACAATGAGCTGGCCAGCCATATCAAACCCATGCTGAATCGTTTAAAATCCGGCTTAATTGTCAAAAATGGGTTACTCGATAACATCCGACAGGAATACAACCATCTTTTTACGATTGTGCGTCAAGTATCAGATGCCGTACCCGTTAAATTTTCTTTACCGAAAATAGATGACGATGAAGCCGGATTTATTACACTTTATTTTGCCCGCTATATGGAACTGCATCCTCGTCAGGTACGCGTATTTATTGTTTGTACTACAGGCATGGGGACCTCCGAACTTCTGAAGGTTAAAATCCAACGCTTCTTTCCTGAAATCGATGTCATTGCGACCTTATCGGCTAAAACCGTAACAAAAGCATATTTGGAGGAGCAGAAAATCGACCTTGTTCTGACCACTATAAAAATAGAGGATGGCTGGTCAGTCCCCGTCGTATTGGTAAATACCCTGTTCATTGAAAAAGACAAAGAAAAGGTACGCCATATCCTTAAGGAGCTTACACAGTCATGAAAAAAACAAATACTTCATTTATCTCCTTAGATATCCTGCATGAAGTCAGTGCCAAAGAAGATATTCTAAAACGTATCCTGCAAGCAATAAAAATAGACAGCATTGCGCAAAACCTTCCAGAAATCCTAACTGCACTTATGGAAAGAGAATCACTTGGGGACACCTGCATTGCCCATGGAGTCATACTATCTCATGCAAAAACTGCTGCCTGTCAAAGCTTTTTTCTAGGTGCAGCGTATTTGCACACTCCCTTTATTTGGAATACTGATGAACCTCCGGTAAAAATCGTTCTGCTCATGCTGATTCCTCCCACTACGGACAAAACAATTTCTCTGTCCATCCATTCCCTCATGCATGCTTTAGCAGATGATGAGATATTAAGTCAACTGACAAACATAGGCAAAGCCGCTCAAATCAAAGCTATCCTATCCTTATAAAAAACCGGTTGCTTATAGCCAAGGCAACCGGTTTTCTATACAAACGATATTCATGGAACTGTCGCACCAAGCGAAATCACCACTATATGCTGTGATTCATTTGCCAGGTTTCCATGATATATATCAAAAATTTTTTTATGCGACAGCTCCTGCCCAAATAAAAAAATCCTGTACCAGCTTTTTCAGCAAATGGCACAGGATTTTTCTATTAGGTTTGTATCAAACAAATTTTTTTCCAGTAGCTTCTTCGAACTCATCAACCATTTTTTTCCATGAATCTTCAATCGTATCTGCCAGTCCAAAAAGACCGCTGCGACCAATGATATAGATATCCGGATTTGCGTCATGGATGACTTTCCAATGCGCCTTATTCGTAGATCCATCCATCTCGATGACATAGTGATAACCTTTATCCTCACGCAGCTTGCGCAGTTCTGTGATTTTATCAAGCATACTCACTAAAAATCTCTGTCCAGCAAATCCCGGATCGACCGTCATAATCGTTACTTTATCTAAAAGATCGAGATACGGAATAATTTGGCTTACAGGTGTCTCTGGATTGAGTACCACGCCTGCCTTGAGCCCTGCTGCTTGAATTTGATCGATCAGACGAAATGCTATCCCATTGATATTTTCAGCTGGTATACAGATGACCTCACATTTTACATCGATAAGCTGTTGGACCCAGAACGTAGGATCTGTCACCATCAAATGTGCTGACATCTCTTTATTTGTCAATTTACGCGTCTGTTCAACAAACCATGGCGACAAGCTAAGGTTTGGTACGAAGTGTCCATCCATGATATCAATATGGAAAGAATCTACGTGGTCATTCAAAAAAGTAATTTGTTCTTTAAACTGGTCCAGATCCATCGTCATCAGCGACGGAGAAATATTAATACGTTCATTCATCTATTCATATGTTCCTTTCTTCATATATATGACCTGTTTTTAAAAGGCTTACTGGATTTTGATATTATCTAAGCTGATATCCTCTTCATCATCTTCATCTGTTTCCTTGATTACTTCACGCGGTACATCCTTTTTAATAATGGCATACACAACACCGGTTACAAAGATATTTACTAAAAGTGCCATCAGACCATACAGTGGATGTGACATCGTCGGCAGCATCAAAAATCCACCAAATGGAACCGTTGCATCTGCGCCGTATACCATCGTCACTGCACCACCGCAAGCACCACCAATTACAGCAGCTATAATCCCGCGAACAATATCATTCATGACAATCGGAATCGAGCCCTCTACGATATTTACAACACCCATTGGGACAGCTGACTTCAAAGTTTCAATTTCTTCATTGTTATAGATGTTTTTTCGGAAAAGTTTTGCCACAAAATACGCAAAGCCAAAGCCAATAGGTGTTGCAGTATTGACCAGTTGTAGTGCCGTAACTGGTTCATTAACCCCTTGTGCCTGCAAGGTCAAGACAAAAGCAAAGCAAGTCTTGTTAATAGGTCCCCCAAAATCAAGAATACACAGACCACCGATAAGTGCACCGACAATCAAATTAGAAGAAGTACTCATGCTTCTGAGGAAAGATGTCAAGGCGTCGGTAAACGCACCGATTGGTGTACCAATAATATAAATCATGATCAGACCACTGCTCAGCGATGCCAAAAGCGGAACAATAAGTGTTGGCATCAAACCTCTTGCCCAGTTTGGCACTTTAATATTTTTAATAATTCCTAATGCAATATAACCAGAAAGATATCCCCCGATCATGCCACCTATAAAACCTGCACTGATCGCATTTGCAGCAAGCCCTACGACAAACCCGGGAGCAATCCCTGGTTTACCAGCAATCGAACCAGCGATACCACACGCAATTACGACTGGTAAAAGTCCTAGTGCCTTTCCGCCCATCGTTGCCAATGACTGCCAAAAATCAAATTTTCCCGGTACGAGTGCATCCTGTGCCGTCCCACCAAGAGCCATACCTATCGCAATAATGAATCCTGCACCGCAGACAATTGGAATCAAGAAGGAGATCGCCGTCAGTAAATGGCCTTTTGGATTTGCTGCTTTCCAAATTTCTTTTATCGTCATAAAAATACCTCCTATTTTTACTTTTTACAATACGAGATTTTTAAACAAAAGACTTATTTTTCTACTAATTCGTGCAATTTAGCAATTAACTTATTTGGAGATTTTATCGCCGTCTGCGTCGGCACTTTTACGACTTTCTTACCACTAAACCGCTCTTCTCCGGCAACCTGAACATCAACAGCCAATAAGACAATATCAGCCTTGGCAATATCCTCTTCGGTTAATGGATTTTCAATTCCGATCGTTCCCTGTGTCTCGATTTTAACAGTATCTCCAGCCTTCTTAGCTGCAGCCTCAATTTTTTCCTGCGCAATATAGGTGTGTGCAATCCCTACGGTACAAGCCGAAATCCCTACAATATTCATAAAAAATCCTCCTTATATTTTGAGCCTTAAAAATCAATTTTCAAATGCGTCCCGAACATCTTCTGCCGTATCTGCTTTAAGTAAAGCTTCGACAACCGTATCATTTCCAAGCTTACGGGCAAATAACGATAAGAGCTTAAGGTGATCCTTAACTGCCTCCTCTTCGACACCGACTGCAAAGAGCACAATGACGCGAACACCATGCTCATCCAAGGTCTCCCATGCAATTTCCTCATCCAAGATTCCAATCGCTACACCGATTTTTTTTACAGCCTTGCTTTTGCCATGAGGAATCGCTATATACCCACCAATCCCAGTCGAGCCGCCAGCCTCACGGATGTACACATCCTTCAAATATCCTTGCGTATCTTTGAGATACCCTTCAGCCATCAAAGCATCTGCCATTTGCTGCAAAGCTTCCTCTTTATTTTTTGCCTGTAAATGCGTATGAATTGTTTTTAAATCAATTACATCTAAAACACTAACCTGATTTGCCATTCTAACCATTCCTCTTTTATGCTTTTTTGACTCGTCTTAAATTTACAAATTTATTTTCTATACCCGTATTATAGCATGAAGATTTTATCGATTTTCCTCAGATATGACTAAAGCAATGGTCTTTTTATCATGTCTATTGCTTTGGACATGATATCGTTGCTAAGGCCTCTTTTATGAACCAAAAATTTACAATCAGCTATAAAATTATTTAGTTTTCACTAACGAAAATCTGCCATAGTCATAGATGAAAAAGGCCATTTCCCTCACTTTCCAGGGAAATGACCTTTTTCATCTTCTTTATAGCAATGTATGAATTTTAAGTATAATGCTCCAGCAAATATGTTACTTCTGGTACACTGCATTTGACTACAGAAAAGTCTTGCAAAAAACATTTAGCGTATAACTTAAAACGAGTAATGAACATACTAGGGATTGAGGAATTATTGAAAAGGTTAAAAGAAAAGCAACAAACAGTACTGAAATTTACCATGAATAACTGAACGTTTCCAAAGTTCTAATAGGATTGAATGGTGATGTTACCAAAATAATTGGACGCAGGAGGCTATACCATTTAGATTCTCTAAAAGAATCATATCTTTTTAATGTTATTTCGATATCTTTATCTTCTAAAATTTGTATTTCAGTTATGTAATCATTTTTTCTAAATAATAAAGTTTTTGTTTTATCTTTATCAAATTTCTCTATAAAATTATAATCATTTCTTTCCATAGCTCTAATGCAAAAATCTTCTACTTTCTTTACCTCGACTTGATATTCAAAAACAAAATCTTTTATTTCTTCTACTTTATCATATTCATTAAAGCTTATATTCTTGGAATTATAGACCTTCCCATAAGCTTTAAAATATCCTTTGAGGCTTTCAAATTCCTGGTTTAATTCTATCTTTTTCTGCAATATATTGTCTTTATTTATAATATAGTACCCTGAAATACACATATTCAAAATAGCTCCCATAAATATAATTAATCCTATAATATAAACAATCCCCTTAGTTAAAATTTTCCCAACCTTAGAATTTATCACGTTATCACTTGCTATGTCCTTGTTCATAAATTATTTATATAATACAATGATCCAACCTACAGACATTTGCAAAGCTTCAGATACAAAGGGATGGTGGTACTGTCTTTTTTATATTTGAAAGACAGTACCACCGTCCCTTTGTCATGCCCTTAGCCACATCTAATACTTTCCAGCTACAATTTTATTATTGATTTCTTCAATTTCATTAAGAAATGCAAAATTATCATTTAAGTCCTTTTCATATTGCTTCACATCCAGGTTATAAACTTTCATATATTCACTGACTCTTAAAGTGCCTAGACTTACCACATTTGAAATTATTCTCAGCAAATGGGCAAAATCAATTAATTCATCGTTTTTAACGGCACTGTTCATTAATGCTCCTGCCCTTTGCTGAAGGCATTCTCCATCATAATGAATCAAATGACTCGAAAATGAGTAAGTATACAATGTAGCAACTAGCACTTCATACTTATTATCTTTTTCAATTAACTTTTTTAAAATATTTTTGTAACTCCATTTTTGACTGATTTCTCTTACTCTATTTTTCGGATATTTTTCTTTTAATTTTTCTAATTCCTCTTCATTCAAAAGACTACACTGAAATGGATGCTTATCTATCCCTTTTGATTTAAAGATATTAATGGCTTCGGCGGCCTTTTCATGATCACTTATCTTCTGCATTTCTGGAACTATATTATAATACTCTTCAATTAAATTACTTTTTTCCCGCAGACAATCTTGTGTCATCAAAATATATTTTATAGTTCCTTCAAATAATGTTCGTAGCAAAATATCAGCTTCCCAAATCGCGGTATGGCTAGTAAGCATCAATATACTTTCTCCGGTTGAATATAACTGTGTAAAAAGCTCTGTTAATACAA from Massilibacillus massiliensis carries:
- the dcuC gene encoding C4-dicarboxylate transporter DcuC, with translation MIWLGIAIVVITFYFIIKNYETRLVLFISGALMALIGGDIVSPINAFIKEFTNAGLVPTICIVMGFSYVMDHTGCSKHLVTFMTNLLRKTPLIIIPGTVLVTFFLNIALPSAAGVAAAVGTLLIPTLLSMGVHPAMAASAVFLGTWGSVMSPGLMFNPQVAAMAGVDVMTVISAFSKQVLFAAFIAALILMLISYKNKEGVGSQLLKNAATDTQAIKVNYLYALMPTIPIIILVLGSKQLQLIPEFTVPQAMILGTALGMIVTRKNFNETIKKFFRGTGDGFCDVVGIIAAAAMFIQGMQIIGLTGALLDVMKNSQQIAKFSSAFGPFIIGAISGTGNAAALAFNGAVTPHAADFGYGIIEMGSMVQIGAGLGRTMSPVAPSAIILAKMAGINPIEIAKRNMIPTIVATLIVMFTLM
- a CDS encoding BglG family transcription antiterminator, coding for MKTTHREEFLIQYLLKQSSFVTVASLTEQMEISPKTVYRMIKKLNDCHLNGKLIQTEKGKGIRLNYDAYLESRFNRKDSTEKTRYNYSPIERHMHILKELLFHSPASIRESELFDRYYLSPSAIYTDEDILQQQLQQLGLKLEKKDNRLSVIGSENLVRRALIKLLMKLDILNFDDLQSIAVDFNKNDLRFVIRQLEFIEERIGSIIPAPYNINLLTHLYILIYRIRKGSFDYCEQTDMPNDNTQDAYYPIAQQIKESIEGYLCKKLPTSETANIYCYLSGARMEPQIPAASPHITSEVQQVTNFYIQEFSRLAKTPMQAGIIHNELASHIKPMLNRLKSGLIVKNGLLDNIRQEYNHLFTIVRQVSDAVPVKFSLPKIDDDEAGFITLYFARYMELHPRQVRVFIVCTTGMGTSELLKVKIQRFFPEIDVIATLSAKTVTKAYLEEQKIDLVLTTIKIEDGWSVPVVLVNTLFIEKDKEKVRHILKELTQS
- the alsE gene encoding D-allulose 6-phosphate 3-epimerase, which translates into the protein MNERINISPSLMTMDLDQFKEQITFLNDHVDSFHIDIMDGHFVPNLSLSPWFVEQTRKLTNKEMSAHLMVTDPTFWVQQLIDVKCEVICIPAENINGIAFRLIDQIQAAGLKAGVVLNPETPVSQIIPYLDLLDKVTIMTVDPGFAGQRFLVSMLDKITELRKLREDKGYHYVIEMDGSTNKAHWKVIHDANPDIYIIGRSGLFGLADTIEDSWKKMVDEFEEATGKKFV
- a CDS encoding PTS fructose transporter subunit IIC encodes the protein MTIKEIWKAANPKGHLLTAISFLIPIVCGAGFIIAIGMALGGTAQDALVPGKFDFWQSLATMGGKALGLLPVVIACGIAGSIAGKPGIAPGFVVGLAANAISAGFIGGMIGGYLSGYIALGIIKNIKVPNWARGLMPTLIVPLLASLSSGLIMIYIIGTPIGAFTDALTSFLRSMSTSSNLIVGALIGGLCILDFGGPINKTCFAFVLTLQAQGVNEPVTALQLVNTATPIGFGFAYFVAKLFRKNIYNNEEIETLKSAVPMGVVNIVEGSIPIVMNDIVRGIIAAVIGGACGGAVTMVYGADATVPFGGFLMLPTMSHPLYGLMALLVNIFVTGVVYAIIKKDVPREVIKETDEDDEEDISLDNIKIQ
- a CDS encoding PTS fructose transporter subunit IIB, with amino-acid sequence MNIVGISACTVGIAHTYIAQEKIEAAAKKAGDTVKIETQGTIGIENPLTEEDIAKADIVLLAVDVQVAGEERFSGKKVVKVPTQTAIKSPNKLIAKLHELVEK
- a CDS encoding PTS sugar transporter subunit IIA; the encoded protein is MANQVSVLDVIDLKTIHTHLQAKNKEEALQQMADALMAEGYLKDTQGYLKDVYIREAGGSTGIGGYIAIPHGKSKAVKKIGVAIGILDEEIAWETLDEHGVRVIVLFAVGVEEEAVKDHLKLLSLFARKLGNDTVVEALLKADTAEDVRDAFEN
- a CDS encoding PTS sugar transporter subunit IIA, whose translation is MKKTNTSFISLDILHEVSAKEDILKRILQAIKIDSIAQNLPEILTALMERESLGDTCIAHGVILSHAKTAACQSFFLGAAYLHTPFIWNTDEPPVKIVLLMLIPPTTDKTISLSIHSLMHALADDEILSQLTNIGKAAQIKAILSL
- a CDS encoding DUF5677 domain-containing protein, producing the protein MMSDKIVNESFIFSSRALELCRNLTFGIAPFYKNEANINEFNQIVLTELFTQLYSTGESILMLTSHTAIWEADILLRTLFEGTIKYILMTQDCLREKSNLIEEYYNIVPEMQKISDHEKAAEAINIFKSKGIDKHPFQCSLLNEEELEKLKEKYPKNRVREISQKWSYKNILKKLIEKDNKYEVLVATLYTYSFSSHLIHYDGECLQQRAGALMNSAVKNDELIDFAHLLRIISNVVSLGTLRVSEYMKVYNLDVKQYEKDLNDNFAFLNEIEEINNKIVAGKY
- a CDS encoding amidohydrolase family protein yields the protein MLYDLLLKNGTLVDYVNDTEETCDLAIKDGIIVEKAPDIDPAKSQEVIDITGKIAMPGIVDMHVHASSWLGGKYSHRMMASKGVTTALDMSGPIDSVLDFSKNYGAGLNMASIEYIRPQHTVKDHNPGRNEIQALLESAMHKGSLGLKILGGHYPLTSEATALAIEIACENKAYLAIHAGTLNAGSNLEGFLEIVELSNKHPFHFAHANSYCRGEIKECNQEIDTVIQSLLKNPQIRMESYLSPFNGTSAKCAKGEPESIVTRKALQKGGFAATEAGLEQAILNGWAKINQENGGYISLIDGSDAVSYWRNHETNTTVSFSVNPSDSRIRFATAKRPSGGFVIDAIGTDGGGIPRNVILEHGLSLVKLHALTLKEFVLKSSYAPAKILGLKNKGHLSPGADADITVFDYDQQAAEITIVNGAVIMYKGYVCGRGTNIITTEQGKHYVEQFGLPATVVDIASSDLYQSRTE